From the genome of Bradyrhizobium sp. ORS 278:
TGCGTGCGCGCGACCTTCTTCCTGGTCGGCCAGCCGGCGTCGGGCCGCGCCGAGATAGTGCGGAAGATCGCGGCCGAAGGCCACACGGTCGGCCATCACACCTACACGCACGCGCATCTGGCGCACATCTCGCCCGAGGCCGCGATCGAGGAGATCGATCGCGGCATTGCCGCTGACGAGAAGGCGCTCAACGGCGTCGAGACGACGACGCCGTCCACGCCGTTCTTCCGGTTCCCCTACTTCGAATCCACGCCGGCGACGCTCGACCTGCTGCAGTCGCGCGGCATCGCCGTGTTCGGCGCCGATCTCTGGGCCAGCGATTGGAAGGCCATGTCTCCGCAGGGGACGCTGCAGCTCCTGATCCGCAGGCTCACCCAGGCGCGCAAGGGCATGATCCTGCTGCACGATCCGCAGCCGCGCACCGTCGCGATGCTGCCTGCGTTCCTGCGCTACCTTAGGGATCACGGCTACCGCGTCGTTCACGTGGTTCCGGCCAGGCCCGACTCGCCGCCCGAGCAGCACAGCGAGCACCCGGCCGAAGCGACCGCGCCAGCGCGTGAAGGTGGTTAATCCGCCGTTCAGGCCGTCGCTCTACGCTGTTTTCGTCCACTGGCGGTGATTTGCGGCTTGCAATCCGGCAACAGCCGTCCGCAAACGGGAACATGAACCGATGGCAGGTCGCAGCGGCCGATCATCCCTGCTATGTCTTCGTCGCGATGGGCGCAGCCGCCTGTCCGCGCTACATCCTGAAGCATCGACGCGCCTGGACGCAGGCGCCCGACCATCGAAGAGCCGTGATCGAGAAGCCGTGATCGAGACGATGAGCTGCGTGATGCATGATCGTACGAAGACTTGCGTTGGACGGCGATCATGGACCGCGGTGCTGCTGGGCATGCTCGCCGGCGGAACGGCTCTCGGATCATCGGTCGCTTTGGCCGCCGATTGTCCCGGCCATCCCGACGCGCTCGGCACGTCGCGCACGCTGGTGGTCGACCCGCGCGAGCATCCACGGCTCGGCGCGATGCAGTACAAGGAGACGCTGCCGCTCAAGGACCACGAGGTGGTGATCACCTTCGACGACGGTCCCGTGCCGAAATACAGCAACCAGGTGCTGCAGATTCTCGCCGACCAGTGCGTCAAGGCGACATTCTTCACGATCGGCCGCCAGGCCAAGGCGTCTCCCGAAGGCGTGCGCAAGCTCGCCGCTGCCGGCCACACCATCGGCACCCACAGCCAGAACCATCCGCTGAGCATGAACCGGATGACGCTGGAGCAGGTGCAGCCGGAGGTCGACCAGGGCATCGCCTGGACCAAGGCGGCGCTGACCGACCCCGCCGCCCTGTCGCCCTTCTTCCGCGTGCCCGGCCTGCTGCGGGGCGACGCGGTGGAGAGCTACGCGGCCTCGCTCGGCCTGCAGGTGTGGAGCGCGGATTTCCTCGCCGACGACTGGCGCAGCATATCCAGCGCCAAGGTTCACGAGCTCGCGA
Proteins encoded in this window:
- a CDS encoding polysaccharide deacetylase family protein translates to MSQARLTSRWVNALGGAIAALLVAHGAAAAPADCPREGTLGTSRVLSVNPKNYPRVGLKSFPDTLPLQDGEVVLTFDDGPSPPMTNKVLAALARECVRATFFLVGQPASGRAEIVRKIAAEGHTVGHHTYTHAHLAHISPEAAIEEIDRGIAADEKALNGVETTTPSTPFFRFPYFESTPATLDLLQSRGIAVFGADLWASDWKAMSPQGTLQLLIRRLTQARKGMILLHDPQPRTVAMLPAFLRYLRDHGYRVVHVVPARPDSPPEQHSEHPAEATAPAREGG
- a CDS encoding polysaccharide deacetylase family protein; the encoded protein is MHDRTKTCVGRRSWTAVLLGMLAGGTALGSSVALAADCPGHPDALGTSRTLVVDPREHPRLGAMQYKETLPLKDHEVVITFDDGPVPKYSNQVLQILADQCVKATFFTIGRQAKASPEGVRKLAAAGHTIGTHSQNHPLSMNRMTLEQVQPEVDQGIAWTKAALTDPAALSPFFRVPGLLRGDAVESYAASLGLQVWSADFLADDWRSISSAKVHELAIKRLEARGKGILLLHDIQARTVAALPKILADLKAKNYRIVHVVAATPDRPATPTEPEDWLVHRPSDETPVAHWPAITPTDLAGAETRARATLDDFGKLDVPAASLPKPAWPRPAVTARIATAPALPAPAAELFAWPPVAPLSAHRHQVVRVEGQAAAKPPARPVRLASLRKR